One genomic segment of Terriglobia bacterium includes these proteins:
- a CDS encoding DUF5076 domain-containing protein: MFGRRKSNSGLELPPIATTDQRAVEILRVWAVPGAPQQLTMRTCWRDPGAWGLLLADVARHAAQAYQREGQNPDDVLGRIRQMFDAEWVSPTSAAENLSDKN, encoded by the coding sequence TTGTTCGGAAGGCGCAAGAGTAATTCAGGATTGGAACTACCGCCCATAGCTACGACAGATCAAAGGGCTGTCGAAATACTGCGCGTTTGGGCCGTTCCCGGAGCCCCTCAGCAACTAACCATGCGGACATGTTGGAGGGACCCTGGAGCATGGGGACTTCTTCTTGCAGATGTGGCGCGGCATGCTGCGCAAGCGTATCAGCGTGAGGGGCAGAACCCAGATGATGTGCTTGGACGCATTCGCCAAATGTTCGATGCAGAATGGGTATCGCCGACGAGCGCTGCAGAAAATTTATCAGATAAGAATTAG